From a single Mycolicibacterium moriokaense genomic region:
- a CDS encoding non-ribosomal peptide synthetase encodes MDIWLSQESGLVGTEWQLGLLVRIDGAIQRDLLHQAIRQAVQEAEPSRACFFERDGQVFQKPVDYSDLELPFYDVQDADDPEDKVREIASSIQHTPMPLTGRLVTFALFQTQPDQYYAFGLGHHISVDGVGMALVCRRIASIYTALVKGEPVPPAYFGSLQDLVDIEARYAASPDFVEDQAYWSQSRPPESGLDRRASQLASRHDGYAPSGQVQVGQAAIGGIKSLAKALRIRRHTVMTAALALLSRSWSGNGSEVALDFPVSRRVGEETKSIPAMLAGIVPLVLSAPPDATAGEFCRHVDVRIRELLQHQRFPVHTLDDESGGPRQTSDRVAISFLPSRLTLDLAGVSATAAFTNHGPMGHFGLFFSGASDQMFLGTAGPGQPFAKFGVANLAERLERIVVAMAEDPDRPLSSIDALDSEERSTLDRLGNREVLTKPAPRSTIPELFATHVNSSPDTVALVCGDQSWTYRELDESANRFAHLLADTGARAGEFVMLLMPRSAEAIIAILAVLKTGAAYVPVDPSVPEARLEFIVGDAKPVAAITTAGLRSRLDKFDVAVVDVDDPAVDAQPSTSPRKGPSPGDLAYIIYTSGTTGTPKGVAVTHHSAGYVMKNLESSFPQPAIWAQWFSLAFDASVWEIWRALLRGGRLVVVPEDVANSPEDLHDLLIRERVTVLTQTPTSAAMLSPEGLESMALAVVGEACPPALVDRWTTDGRVMVNGYGPTETTVCAAVSRPLTAGSGVAPIGEPAAGAALFVLDTWLQPVPVGVVGELYVAGEGVTAGYLGRSGLTASRFVACPFGEPGTRMYRTGDLVCWGDDGQLQYLGRADEQVKVRGYRIELGEIQSDLAELEGVDQAAVIVREDRAGDKRLVGYIAGTADPAELRSQLADRLPPYMVPTAIVVLDQLPLTINGKLNIRALPAPDYQGLGANYRAPSTAIEEILAGIFAQVLGVERVGVDDSFFDMGGDSILSMQVVAHARAAGLLCRPRDIFVEQTVARLAAVVTVVGGEAAVVDEGVGAVVPTPIIRWLHDVDGPIDEFNQTLVLQAPDGVTADDVVVVLQALLDRHATLRLRVDKHEATGQWSLAVPEAGAVHVRDGVHTVDALTDEAIAEARSRLSPAAGAMISALWVSSTSQLVLMIHHLAVDGVSWRILLEDINIAWAQHHNGQPIELPTGGTSFQRWAALLDEHARSSEVVATAETWRQVAEVPAVLPAMQPEDTYANAGRLTVSLDTDTTRQLLGEVPAAYHAGVQDILLIAFGLAWTEFLGTNAPIGIDVEGHGRHEELRADVDLSRTVGWFTTKYPVALTVGRLPWAKVSAGDPALGAVIKDAKEQLRSLPDGLTYGLLRYLNPDLDLGGVDPGIGFNYLGRLGAGAGDLSEDFWRISGDSLATADVASAVAMPLAHAVELNAGTDDTDAGPVLQANWSWAPSVLDTDKAERLSRLWFEALAGICAHVRAGGGGVTPSDLAPARLTQSQIDELAQQLKFVDVLPLTPLQQGLLFQSAFVEDSGDDVYAVQLGITMAGALDAERLRGAVAAMVGRHPNLAARFIADRFDEPVQVIPADPEIAWQYVELDASGDVENQIEAICAAERAAVCDLSGAQPLFRASLIALPNNQHRLVISIHHIVVDGWSLPILLQDVFAGYFGHRLPAPATYRNYVTWLAAQDREAATAAWRAVLAGFETPTLVAPPAQAGARRVQSHRLSAEITAALGELARAQQTTINTVLQAAWAQLLVWLTGHQDVAFGTAVSGRAVDLPGADAMVGLLINTVPVRANMTATSTVADLLAQLQRAHNDTVDHEHLSLAEIHRAVGQDRLFDTLFVYENYPIDPAALLSVEDLAVTDFSSREYNHYPLSLVATPGHEVSLRVEFDTEVFEAAEIETLIGRLNHVLAAMVANPSEQLASIDLLASGERDQLDEWGNRAVLTQIATTPVSITAMFDEQVARSSEAVAVTFEGRSITYGELDESANRLARRLIELGAGPGERVALLLPRTPEAIAAIVAVLKTGAAYLPIDPAHPDARIEFVVGDAAPIAAVTTADLRARLESFEVPVLDIAETAAETDGAAVSSVAAPDDVAYIIYTSGTTGKPKGVAVTHRNVTRLLESLDVELSLGQVWTQCHSLAFDYSVWEIWGALLYGGRLLIVPDAVVRSPEELHALLVSEQVSVLSQTPSAFYALQTADALQPELGQQLKLQTVVFGGEALEPQRLSTWLHSHPGLPRMINMYGITETTVHASFREIGVGDVADSSSPIGVPLEHLAFFVLDEWMRQVPVGVTGELYVAGAGVATGYVGRSDLTSTRFVACPFGAPGSRMYRTGDLVRWGADGQLRYEGRADKQVKIRGYRIELGEIQAALAGLDGVDQGAVIVREDRPGDKRLVGYITGTADPSTVRTKLGERLPTYMVPAAVVVLDTLPLTVNGKLDTRALPAPEFSDTDSYRAPSTAFEEILAGIFAEVLGVERVSVDDSFFDLGGDSILSMQVVARARAAGLVCRPRDIFVEQTVARLAQVTVYADAEGGAVDEGIGPVVSTPIMEWLYGLDGPVDQFNQTVVLQAPAGVTEDDVVVVLQALLDRHAMLRLLVDDDGAGGRALSVPEVGAVDARGCLHAVDTFSDDALIEARELLSPAAGAMVSALWVRDTSRLVLLIHHLAVDAVSWRILLEDINIAWAQHHSGQAVALPTGGTSFQRWAAILDEHARVPAVVELAEAWRQVSSVPAALPAVQPQIDTYANAGQLSMSLDTDTTRLLLGEVPAAYHAGVQDILLIAFGLAFKQFLGTGASPIGIDVEGHGRQEELADADLSRTVGWFTTKYPVALNVDGVSWEQVTAGDAALGPLIKNVKEQLRSLPDGLTYGLLRYMNPDADLGETDPAIGFNYLGRLGAAAADLSEDLWRIDHDGVAITSAATAVPTPLGHTVELNAGTMDTEAGPHLHATWTWALSALDHEQISRLGQLWFDALAGICTHVQQGGGGLTPSDVLPARVSQQQIDELTRQYQLADVLPLTPLQQGLLFHTGAAPGNEDLYAVQLDITITGQLDAERLRDAVQNMINRHPNLVARFNEDFGEPVQVLVADPPLTWQYLELNGTAADIENQIDQFSAAERAAVCDLVDGLPFRAALIRTAEDQYRFVLTNHHIVLDGWSKPILLQEIFAGYFGARLPAPVTYRRFITWLAAQDREAAQAAWRKAFAGFENPTLVGPPGRLSLGQRGVEDFHVSAETTQALTELARQCRTTVSTVLQAGWAQMLIWLTGQHDVAFGTAVSGRPVDLPGAESMIGLLINTVPVRASVTPTTTIADLLNQLQGAYTETLEHQHLALNEIHRATGHDQLFDTVFIYENYPIDTAGMLNVPEMAITGYTNREYNHYPLSVQAVPGNELGLRVEFDKDVFTTARIGKLVDRFRRVLEAMTADTRGKS; translated from the coding sequence ATGGATATCTGGCTCTCGCAGGAGAGCGGCCTCGTCGGGACGGAGTGGCAGCTCGGCCTTCTCGTAAGAATCGACGGCGCGATTCAACGAGATCTGCTGCACCAGGCGATCCGTCAGGCGGTGCAGGAAGCCGAGCCCTCGCGCGCGTGCTTTTTCGAAAGAGACGGTCAGGTATTCCAGAAACCGGTCGATTACTCGGATCTGGAGCTGCCGTTCTACGACGTGCAGGATGCAGACGATCCTGAGGACAAAGTCCGCGAGATTGCTTCGTCAATTCAGCACACCCCGATGCCACTTACCGGCCGGCTGGTGACATTTGCGCTTTTTCAGACTCAGCCTGATCAATATTATGCGTTCGGCTTGGGCCACCACATCTCCGTCGACGGCGTGGGCATGGCGCTGGTCTGCCGCCGAATCGCGTCGATTTACACGGCGCTGGTCAAGGGCGAACCCGTGCCGCCCGCGTACTTCGGGTCACTGCAGGACTTGGTCGACATCGAGGCTCGCTACGCAGCCTCCCCTGACTTCGTAGAAGACCAGGCCTACTGGAGCCAGAGTCGTCCCCCGGAAAGCGGTCTGGATCGGCGCGCATCGCAACTGGCGAGCCGGCACGACGGCTACGCGCCCTCTGGGCAGGTTCAGGTTGGTCAAGCTGCGATCGGCGGCATCAAGTCGCTGGCGAAGGCTCTGCGCATCCGTCGCCACACGGTGATGACCGCCGCTCTGGCGTTGTTGTCGCGGTCGTGGTCTGGCAACGGTTCCGAGGTTGCGCTGGACTTCCCGGTCAGCCGGCGAGTCGGCGAAGAGACGAAGTCGATCCCCGCGATGCTCGCCGGCATCGTGCCTCTGGTGCTGTCCGCTCCACCGGACGCCACGGCAGGTGAGTTCTGCCGACATGTGGACGTACGCATTCGAGAGTTGTTGCAGCATCAGCGATTTCCGGTGCACACCCTGGATGATGAGTCCGGTGGTCCGAGGCAGACCTCCGATCGGGTAGCGATCAGTTTCCTGCCGTCGCGACTCACGCTGGACCTGGCGGGTGTTTCCGCGACTGCCGCCTTCACCAACCACGGTCCGATGGGTCACTTCGGGTTGTTCTTCTCCGGCGCCAGCGACCAGATGTTCCTGGGCACGGCCGGTCCAGGACAGCCGTTCGCCAAGTTCGGTGTCGCCAATCTCGCGGAGCGCCTGGAACGCATCGTGGTGGCGATGGCCGAGGATCCCGATCGACCGCTGTCGTCGATTGACGCGCTCGACTCCGAAGAGCGTTCAACTCTGGATCGACTCGGTAACCGAGAGGTCCTGACTAAACCTGCGCCTCGGTCCACGATTCCGGAATTGTTCGCCACACATGTGAACAGCTCACCGGACACTGTGGCGCTGGTGTGCGGCGACCAGTCGTGGACCTATCGCGAGTTGGATGAATCGGCCAACCGATTCGCACACCTCTTGGCTGACACCGGTGCTCGCGCAGGCGAATTCGTCATGCTGCTGATGCCCCGGTCCGCCGAGGCGATCATCGCGATTCTCGCGGTACTCAAGACCGGTGCGGCGTATGTGCCCGTGGACCCGTCGGTGCCGGAGGCACGCTTGGAGTTCATCGTCGGTGATGCTAAGCCTGTTGCGGCCATCACCACCGCGGGGCTGCGATCACGGCTGGACAAGTTCGACGTGGCGGTGGTCGATGTCGACGACCCGGCTGTCGACGCACAGCCGAGCACATCGCCGCGGAAAGGTCCGTCACCAGGCGACTTGGCCTACATCATCTACACCTCGGGCACCACGGGGACGCCGAAAGGTGTGGCAGTCACCCACCACAGTGCCGGGTACGTGATGAAGAATCTGGAATCCAGCTTCCCGCAGCCGGCGATATGGGCGCAGTGGTTTTCATTGGCGTTTGACGCTTCGGTGTGGGAGATCTGGCGTGCGCTGCTTCGCGGCGGCCGGTTGGTAGTGGTGCCTGAGGACGTCGCGAACTCACCGGAGGATCTGCACGACCTATTGATCAGGGAACGGGTCACCGTGCTGACCCAAACCCCCACGTCGGCCGCAATGCTGTCGCCGGAGGGCCTGGAATCGATGGCGTTGGCGGTGGTCGGCGAGGCCTGCCCGCCCGCGTTGGTGGATCGGTGGACCACCGACGGGCGCGTGATGGTCAACGGTTACGGCCCGACCGAAACGACGGTGTGTGCGGCCGTCAGCAGGCCGCTGACGGCGGGATCCGGTGTTGCGCCGATCGGTGAGCCGGCGGCCGGGGCGGCGCTCTTCGTGTTGGACACCTGGCTGCAGCCGGTCCCCGTCGGTGTGGTCGGCGAGCTGTATGTGGCCGGCGAGGGAGTAACTGCGGGTTATCTGGGTCGATCCGGCCTGACCGCGTCGCGGTTCGTGGCGTGCCCGTTCGGGGAGCCCGGTACGCGGATGTATCGCACCGGCGACTTGGTGTGTTGGGGCGACGACGGTCAGCTTCAGTATCTGGGTCGCGCTGATGAGCAGGTCAAGGTCCGGGGCTATCGCATCGAGCTCGGGGAGATCCAGTCCGACCTGGCTGAACTCGAGGGGGTCGACCAGGCGGCGGTGATCGTCCGCGAGGACCGCGCCGGTGACAAGCGTCTGGTGGGCTATATAGCTGGCACCGCCGATCCGGCCGAGCTCCGTTCCCAGCTTGCCGATCGGCTCCCGCCCTACATGGTGCCGACCGCAATCGTGGTGTTGGATCAGCTGCCACTGACGATCAACGGCAAGCTGAACATCCGCGCGCTGCCGGCACCGGACTACCAAGGTCTTGGCGCCAACTATCGCGCGCCTTCCACGGCGATCGAGGAAATCCTGGCGGGCATCTTCGCTCAGGTGCTGGGCGTGGAGCGCGTCGGCGTCGACGACTCGTTCTTCGACATGGGTGGCGACAGCATCTTGTCGATGCAGGTGGTGGCGCACGCCCGGGCGGCAGGACTGCTGTGCCGCCCGCGTGACATCTTCGTCGAGCAGACCGTCGCCCGGTTGGCCGCGGTGGTCACGGTGGTCGGCGGCGAGGCCGCCGTCGTGGACGAGGGCGTCGGCGCGGTCGTGCCGACCCCGATCATTCGTTGGCTCCACGACGTCGACGGTCCGATTGACGAGTTCAACCAGACCCTGGTTCTGCAGGCTCCCGACGGGGTCACCGCTGACGACGTGGTGGTCGTGCTGCAGGCGCTGCTGGACCGGCACGCCACGCTGCGGCTGCGTGTCGATAAGCACGAAGCGACCGGTCAGTGGTCGTTGGCGGTGCCCGAGGCCGGCGCGGTGCATGTGCGCGACGGCGTACACACGGTCGATGCGTTGACCGACGAAGCGATTGCCGAGGCGCGGTCGCGGTTGAGCCCGGCGGCCGGGGCGATGATCAGTGCGTTGTGGGTGTCTTCGACGAGCCAGCTGGTGTTGATGATCCACCATCTGGCCGTCGATGGGGTGTCGTGGCGAATCCTGTTGGAGGACATCAACATCGCCTGGGCCCAGCACCACAACGGCCAGCCGATTGAACTTCCGACGGGTGGCACGTCGTTCCAGCGTTGGGCCGCACTGCTCGACGAGCACGCGCGCAGCTCGGAGGTGGTGGCCACCGCCGAGACGTGGCGGCAGGTCGCCGAGGTTCCGGCGGTATTGCCCGCCATGCAACCCGAGGACACCTACGCGAACGCCGGGCGCCTGACAGTGTCGCTGGACACTGACACCACGCGGCAGCTGCTGGGAGAGGTGCCTGCGGCGTATCACGCTGGCGTGCAAGACATTTTGTTGATCGCGTTCGGATTGGCCTGGACGGAGTTCCTGGGCACCAACGCTCCGATCGGCATCGACGTGGAGGGTCACGGCCGTCATGAGGAACTGCGCGCCGATGTTGACCTGTCGCGCACGGTGGGCTGGTTCACCACCAAATATCCCGTCGCGCTGACCGTCGGTCGGCTGCCCTGGGCGAAGGTGAGTGCCGGGGACCCGGCTTTGGGTGCGGTGATCAAGGACGCCAAGGAACAACTGAGGTCGCTGCCCGACGGCCTGACGTATGGACTGCTGCGTTACCTGAATCCCGACCTGGATCTGGGCGGGGTGGATCCGGGGATCGGGTTCAACTACCTGGGCCGCCTCGGCGCGGGTGCCGGTGATCTGTCCGAGGACTTCTGGCGCATCAGTGGTGACAGCCTGGCGACAGCGGATGTGGCATCTGCGGTGGCGATGCCTCTGGCGCATGCCGTTGAGCTCAATGCCGGTACCGACGACACCGACGCCGGTCCGGTGCTGCAGGCCAACTGGTCCTGGGCCCCCTCGGTGCTCGATACCGACAAGGCCGAGCGGTTGAGCCGATTGTGGTTTGAGGCTTTGGCCGGGATCTGCGCGCATGTGCGTGCCGGTGGTGGCGGGGTGACCCCGTCGGATCTGGCGCCTGCGCGGTTGACGCAATCCCAGATCGACGAGCTGGCTCAGCAACTCAAGTTCGTCGATGTGTTGCCACTGACGCCGCTGCAGCAGGGGCTGTTGTTCCAGTCGGCGTTCGTCGAAGACTCCGGGGACGATGTGTATGCCGTGCAGTTGGGCATCACGATGGCCGGGGCTCTGGATGCCGAGCGGCTGCGCGGTGCGGTAGCCGCGATGGTGGGTCGGCATCCGAACCTCGCGGCGCGGTTCATTGCCGATCGGTTCGATGAGCCGGTGCAGGTCATCCCGGCCGATCCCGAGATCGCCTGGCAGTACGTCGAATTGGATGCCTCCGGCGATGTCGAGAACCAAATCGAGGCGATTTGCGCCGCCGAGCGCGCAGCGGTGTGCGACCTGTCGGGGGCCCAGCCGCTGTTTCGTGCCTCCCTGATCGCGCTGCCGAACAACCAGCACCGGCTGGTGATCAGCATTCACCACATCGTGGTCGACGGGTGGTCGTTGCCGATCCTGTTGCAGGACGTCTTCGCCGGCTACTTCGGGCACCGGTTGCCCGCGCCGGCAACGTATCGCAACTACGTGACGTGGCTGGCGGCCCAGGATCGTGAGGCGGCGACGGCGGCCTGGCGTGCGGTGCTGGCCGGGTTCGAAACGCCGACATTGGTGGCGCCACCGGCCCAAGCCGGGGCGCGCAGGGTGCAGTCACATCGGCTGTCGGCCGAAATCACTGCGGCGCTCGGGGAATTGGCGCGTGCGCAGCAGACCACTATCAACACGGTGCTGCAGGCGGCGTGGGCCCAGTTGCTGGTGTGGCTGACCGGACATCAGGACGTGGCGTTCGGTACCGCGGTGTCGGGACGCGCGGTGGATCTGCCCGGTGCGGATGCCATGGTCGGGCTCTTGATCAACACGGTGCCGGTGCGCGCCAACATGACCGCGACCAGCACCGTGGCCGACTTGTTGGCTCAGCTGCAACGCGCCCACAACGACACCGTGGATCACGAGCATCTGTCGCTGGCCGAGATCCACCGCGCCGTCGGACAGGACCGCCTGTTCGACACCCTGTTCGTCTACGAGAACTACCCCATCGACCCCGCCGCGCTGTTGAGCGTGGAGGACCTGGCCGTCACCGACTTCAGCAGCCGCGAGTACAACCACTACCCGCTGTCGTTGGTCGCCACCCCGGGTCATGAGGTGAGCCTGCGCGTCGAATTCGACACCGAGGTGTTCGAGGCGGCAGAGATCGAAACCCTGATCGGTCGGTTGAACCACGTGCTGGCCGCCATGGTTGCCAATCCGAGTGAGCAGCTGGCTTCCATTGATCTGCTCGCTTCCGGCGAGCGCGACCAACTCGACGAATGGGGCAATCGGGCCGTCCTGACGCAGATAGCGACCACTCCGGTGTCGATCACGGCGATGTTCGACGAGCAGGTGGCTCGGTCGTCCGAAGCGGTGGCGGTGACGTTTGAGGGTCGTTCGATCACCTATGGCGAGTTGGATGAGTCGGCGAATCGGCTGGCTCGTCGCCTGATTGAGTTGGGTGCGGGTCCGGGGGAGCGGGTGGCGTTGTTGTTGCCTCGCACTCCGGAGGCGATCGCGGCGATTGTGGCGGTGCTCAAGACCGGGGCGGCGTATCTGCCGATCGATCCGGCGCATCCGGATGCCCGCATCGAGTTCGTGGTCGGGGATGCGGCGCCGATCGCGGCGGTCACCACCGCCGATTTGCGCGCGCGACTGGAGTCGTTCGAGGTGCCGGTCCTCGATATCGCCGAAACCGCAGCTGAAACCGATGGCGCGGCAGTGTCATCGGTGGCTGCCCCGGATGACGTCGCCTACATCATCTACACGTCGGGCACGACCGGGAAGCCCAAGGGGGTGGCGGTCACTCACCGCAACGTGACCCGGTTGTTGGAATCGCTGGATGTCGAGCTGTCGCTGGGTCAGGTGTGGACGCAGTGCCACTCGCTGGCGTTCGACTATTCGGTCTGGGAGATCTGGGGCGCGCTGCTTTATGGCGGCCGCCTGCTGATCGTGCCCGATGCGGTGGTCCGCTCTCCGGAAGAGCTGCACGCCCTGCTGGTCAGCGAACAGGTCAGTGTGCTGAGCCAGACCCCGTCGGCGTTCTATGCGTTGCAGACCGCCGACGCGCTGCAGCCGGAGCTGGGCCAGCAACTCAAACTGCAGACCGTGGTCTTCGGCGGCGAAGCGCTGGAGCCGCAACGTCTTTCGACGTGGTTGCACAGCCATCCGGGATTGCCGCGGATGATCAACATGTACGGCATCACCGAGACGACGGTGCACGCGTCGTTCCGGGAGATCGGGGTCGGCGACGTCGCTGACAGTTCCAGCCCGATCGGTGTGCCGTTGGAGCATTTGGCGTTCTTCGTCCTCGACGAGTGGATGCGCCAGGTGCCCGTCGGCGTCACGGGTGAGTTGTATGTGGCCGGAGCGGGGGTGGCGACCGGGTACGTGGGTCGCTCAGATCTGACATCGACACGGTTTGTGGCGTGCCCGTTCGGGGCGCCCGGATCGCGGATGTATCGCACCGGCGACTTGGTCCGCTGGGGTGCTGATGGGCAGCTGCGCTATGAGGGGCGTGCCGACAAGCAGGTCAAGATCCGCGGCTACCGCATCGAGCTCGGCGAGATCCAGGCCGCCCTGGCCGGCCTCGACGGGGTGGACCAGGGCGCGGTGATCGTGCGCGAAGACCGCCCCGGCGACAAACGACTGGTGGGCTATATAACTGGGACCGCAGACCCGTCGACAGTGCGGACCAAGCTTGGTGAACGGCTGCCGACCTACATGGTGCCCGCCGCGGTGGTGGTGCTCGACACGCTGCCCTTGACTGTCAACGGCAAGCTCGACACCCGCGCCCTGCCGGCACCGGAGTTCTCCGACACCGACAGCTACCGCGCGCCGTCGACCGCCTTCGAAGAGATCCTGGCAGGCATCTTCGCCGAAGTCCTGGGTGTGGAGCGGGTCAGCGTCGATGACTCGTTCTTCGACCTCGGCGGCGACAGCATCCTGTCGATGCAGGTCGTCGCCCGCGCGCGCGCCGCCGGACTGGTATGCCGACCCCGCGACATCTTCGTCGAACAAACCGTCGCCCGACTGGCACAGGTGACGGTCTACGCCGACGCCGAGGGCGGCGCGGTCGACGAGGGCATCGGGCCGGTGGTGTCCACCCCGATCATGGAGTGGCTCTACGGTCTGGACGGCCCGGTCGATCAGTTCAACCAGACCGTCGTGTTGCAGGCTCCCGCGGGAGTGACCGAAGACGACGTGGTCGTCGTCCTCCAGGCGCTGCTGGACCGGCACGCCATGTTGCGGCTGCTCGTCGATGACGACGGCGCAGGCGGCCGCGCGCTGAGCGTGCCCGAGGTGGGCGCCGTGGATGCGCGAGGCTGCCTGCATGCGGTGGACACCTTCTCCGACGACGCACTGATCGAGGCGCGGGAGTTGTTGAGCCCGGCCGCCGGCGCGATGGTCAGCGCGCTGTGGGTGCGCGACACCAGCCGGTTGGTGCTGTTGATTCACCACCTGGCCGTCGACGCTGTGTCGTGGCGAATCCTGTTGGAGGACATCAACATCGCCTGGGCCCAGCACCACAGCGGCCAAGCGGTCGCCCTGCCGACCGGCGGGACGTCGTTCCAACGCTGGGCGGCGATCCTCGACGAGCACGCGCGCGTGCCCGCAGTCGTCGAGCTGGCGGAGGCCTGGCGGCAGGTCAGTTCGGTGCCCGCCGCGCTGCCGGCGGTACAACCGCAGATCGATACCTACGCCAACGCCGGGCAGTTGTCGATGTCGTTGGACACCGACACCACCAGGCTGCTGCTCGGGGAGGTGCCCGCGGCGTATCACGCCGGCGTGCAAGACATTCTGTTGATCGCGTTCGGGCTGGCCTTCAAGCAGTTCCTGGGCACCGGCGCATCGCCGATCGGTATCGACGTCGAGGGTCACGGCCGCCAGGAAGAACTGGCTGATGCGGACTTGTCGCGCACGGTGGGGTGGTTCACCACCAAGTACCCGGTCGCGCTGAATGTCGACGGGGTCAGCTGGGAGCAGGTGACCGCCGGCGACGCCGCGCTGGGGCCGCTGATCAAGAACGTCAAGGAACAACTGCGGTCGCTGCCCGACGGCCTGACCTACGGTCTGCTGCGCTACATGAACCCCGACGCCGACTTGGGCGAGACCGATCCCGCGATCGGGTTCAACTACCTGGGCCGCCTGGGCGCGGCCGCGGCCGACCTCTCCGAGGACCTGTGGCGCATCGACCACGATGGTGTGGCGATCACCTCGGCGGCCACCGCAGTGCCCACGCCGCTGGGACACACCGTGGAGCTCAACGCCGGCACGATGGACACCGAGGCCGGACCGCACCTGCATGCGACGTGGACGTGGGCGCTGTCGGCCCTGGATCACGAGCAGATCAGCCGGTTGGGCCAGCTGTGGTTCGACGCGCTGGCCGGCATCTGCACCCATGTCCAACAAGGCGGGGGTGGGCTGACGCCGTCCGACGTCCTTCCGGCACGCGTGAGCCAGCAGCAGATCGACGAACTGACCCGGCAGTACCAGCTCGCCGATGTGCTGCCGCTGACCCCGCTGCAGCAGGGCCTGCTGTTCCACACCGGCGCCGCACCCGGCAACGAAGACCTCTACGCGGTCCAGCTGGACATCACCATCACCGGCCAACTGGATGCCGAGCGTCTTCGCGATGCGGTGCAGAACATGATCAACCGCCACCCCAACCTGGTGGCCCGGTTCAACGAAGACTTCGGTGAGCCGGTGCAGGTGCTCGTGGCCGATCCGCCGCTGACCTGGCAGTACCTCGAGCTCAACGGCACCGCAGCCGACATCGAGAACCAGATCGACCAGTTCAGTGCCGCCGAACGCGCGGCGGTGTGCGACCTGGTCGACGGGCTCCCGTTCCGGGCGGCGTTGATCCGGACCGCCGAAGACCAGTACCGGTTCGTGCTCACCAACCACCACATCGTGCTCGACGGCTGGTCAAAGCCGATCCTGCTGCAGGAGATCTTCGCCGGCTACTTCGGTGCCCGGCTGCCCGCACCGGTGACTTACCGGAGGTTCATCACCTGGCTGGCTGCACAGGATCGCGAGGCTGCACAGGCCGCGTGGCGCAAGGCGTTCGCCGGATTCGAGAACCCGACCCTGGTGGGTCCACCGGGCCGGTTGTCGCTCGGGCAGCGAGGGGTCGAGGACTTCCACGTCTCCGCGGAGACCACGCAAGCCCTCACCGAGTTGGCTCGCCAGTGCCGCACGACGGTCAGCACGGTGCTGCAGGCCGGCTGGGCGCAAATGCTGATCTGGCTGACCGGACAGCACGACGTGGCCTTCGGCACCGCCGTTTCCGGACGGCCAGTTGATTTGCCAGGCGCCGAATCAATGATCGGCCTTTTGATCAATACCGTGCCAGTACGGGCCAGCGTCACACCTACAACCACAATTGCCGATTTGCTGAACCAACTACAGGGCGCCTACACTGAGACGTTAGAACACCAACATTTGGCGCTGAACGAGATCCATCGCGCTACCGGACACGACCAACTCTTCGACACCGTCTTCATATACGAGAACTACCCGATCGACACCGCGGGCATGTTGAACGTGCCCGAAATGGCGATCACCGGCTACACCAACCGCGAGTACAACCACTACCCGCTGTCGGTGCAGGCCGTGCCCGGTAACGAATTGGGTCTACGCGTCGAATTCGATAAGGACGTGTTCACCACCGCCCGCATCGGAAAGCTGGTCGACAGATTCCGGCGCGTGCTCGAAGCGATGACCGCAGACACGAGGGGTAAGTCATGA
- a CDS encoding MbtH family protein, with translation MSINPFDDDSGSFFVLVNDEEQHSLWPSFADVPDGWRVVYGEADRATCLEYVEKNWPDIRPKSLRERLAQDGALDG, from the coding sequence GTGAGCATCAATCCGTTCGACGACGACAGCGGCAGCTTCTTCGTCTTGGTCAACGACGAGGAGCAGCACAGCCTGTGGCCGAGCTTTGCCGACGTGCCAGACGGCTGGCGTGTGGTTTACGGCGAAGCTGACCGTGCAACGTGTCTGGAGTACGTCGAGAAGAACTGGCCGGACATAAGGCCGAAGAGCCTGCGGGAGCGGTTGGCGCAGGACGGGGCTCTTGACGGCTAG